One genomic window of Gimesia chilikensis includes the following:
- the rsmB gene encoding 16S rRNA (cytosine(967)-C(5))-methyltransferase RsmB has protein sequence MWSDVVKKKNVWEDQSKSRPADELALPQYFRSARQLAFFLLEAYRTEDQFVADSLQQWSRRIDLSQQDRRLAMEISIGVIRRQLTLDTLIESQLTRPREKVEPALWTLLRTGVYQLVMLDQIPDHAAVSETVELAGKVGRERWKKLVNAILRSVGRLLTTDEVTEPQANAVPLSAQRFRCLTTDLFPDPKVDQAGYFSRAFSYPQSVMTDWLSRYDSQQVQSIAQWFNQRNTLYLRTNLLQNSRDELLNELQSAGIAVSPGAEPQSIRLENAVPLESLVGFDAGKFTIQDESAMAAGNLLSPQPEETVWDLCAAPGTKTTHLAELMFNRGTIVATDVSPDRLEKIEQNASRLGLTCIQTQLINTRGATLPEEQFDAILVDAPCSNSGVLGKRPEARWRLDEHSLQELQKIQQDLLQTALRQLKPEGRLVYSTCSFDPRENGELLKTVLNQFPERQIVQENLHLPGAPSDGGYQALVR, from the coding sequence GTGTGGTCAGACGTCGTGAAGAAAAAAAACGTCTGGGAAGATCAATCAAAGTCCCGTCCGGCGGATGAGCTTGCGCTACCGCAATATTTTCGTTCGGCCCGGCAACTCGCCTTTTTTCTGCTGGAAGCGTATCGCACGGAGGATCAGTTTGTCGCTGATTCCCTGCAACAGTGGAGTCGACGGATCGATCTGTCGCAGCAGGACCGTCGCCTGGCAATGGAAATCAGCATTGGCGTGATCCGCCGCCAGTTGACACTGGACACACTGATTGAAAGCCAGCTCACACGCCCTCGCGAAAAGGTTGAGCCGGCACTCTGGACACTGCTCAGAACCGGCGTCTATCAGTTGGTGATGCTCGATCAGATCCCCGATCATGCTGCTGTATCCGAAACCGTCGAACTGGCCGGCAAGGTTGGCAGGGAACGCTGGAAGAAACTGGTGAATGCCATCCTGAGATCAGTGGGCAGACTGCTGACCACAGACGAAGTCACAGAGCCCCAGGCGAATGCAGTCCCGCTTAGCGCACAGCGGTTTCGCTGTCTGACAACGGATCTGTTTCCAGATCCGAAAGTCGATCAGGCAGGGTATTTTTCGCGGGCATTCAGCTATCCGCAGTCGGTGATGACAGACTGGTTGTCGCGATATGACAGCCAGCAGGTTCAGTCCATCGCGCAATGGTTCAACCAGCGCAATACCCTTTACCTGCGTACGAATCTGCTGCAGAACAGTCGGGATGAACTCTTGAACGAACTGCAGTCTGCAGGAATCGCAGTCAGCCCGGGAGCAGAGCCGCAATCAATTCGTCTGGAAAATGCGGTTCCGCTTGAGTCACTGGTCGGCTTCGATGCCGGTAAGTTTACCATCCAGGATGAATCGGCGATGGCGGCCGGCAACCTGCTTAGTCCACAACCGGAGGAAACGGTCTGGGATCTGTGTGCAGCACCCGGAACGAAAACCACACATCTTGCAGAGCTGATGTTCAATCGGGGTACGATCGTCGCTACCGATGTCTCTCCGGACCGGCTCGAAAAAATCGAACAGAATGCATCACGACTGGGGCTGACCTGCATCCAGACTCAGTTGATCAACACCAGGGGAGCCACACTGCCTGAAGAACAGTTCGATGCCATTCTGGTTGATGCTCCCTGTTCGAACTCTGGCGTGCTGGGGAAACGCCCTGAGGCCCGCTGGCGGCTGGATGAGCACTCTCTCCAGGAACTCCAGAAGATTCAGCAGGACTTACTGCAAACAGCACTCAGACAGCTCAAGCCGGAAGGGCGGCTCGTGTATTCCACCTGCTCTTTTGACCCACGGGAGAATGGTGAGTTGTTGAAAACAGTGTTAAACCAATTCCCGGAACGACAGATCGTCCAGGAGAACCTGCACCTGCCGGGAGCACCCAGCGATGGGGGATATCAGGCCCTCGTACGCTGA
- the aroA gene encoding 3-phosphoshikimate 1-carboxyvinyltransferase translates to MSDTYQVQPVSGPLNGTVRPPGSKSITNRALIVAALAEGQTELTGVLDSRDTQVMIESLNRLGINVDHDPENCTVVVKGCGGQIPASEASLWLENSGTSIRFLTALCSVGQGEFQLDGNARMRQRPIQDLIDALAQLGVDVSCESETGCPPVRVKARGLLGGETAIAGNVSSQYLSALLMVAPAALGPTTITIQGEMVSRPYLDITLGVMAQFGVTIDRVQNDVWRILPQTYQRPGAYDIEPDASAASYFFAAAAITGGSVTVDGLNQDALQGDINFIRVLEDMGCNIKRDRNSITVHGKPLKGIDVDMNEISDTAQTLAAVALFAEGPTCIRNVAHIRHKETDRLSAIATELKRMGIQVEETDDSVTIHPGEIQPAVIETYDDHRMAMSFALVGLKVPGIQIADPGCTAKTYPRFFDDLERLCGQTS, encoded by the coding sequence AGTTTCCGGTCCGCTCAACGGGACTGTCAGACCACCCGGTTCCAAGAGCATCACTAATCGCGCGTTAATTGTCGCTGCCCTGGCAGAGGGGCAGACTGAACTGACCGGCGTCCTGGACAGTCGCGATACCCAGGTGATGATCGAAAGCCTGAACCGACTGGGAATTAACGTCGATCACGATCCGGAAAATTGCACAGTCGTCGTTAAAGGCTGCGGGGGCCAGATACCCGCCAGCGAAGCGTCACTCTGGCTGGAAAACAGTGGCACCAGTATTCGATTTCTGACCGCACTCTGCTCGGTAGGGCAGGGGGAATTTCAGCTGGACGGTAACGCACGCATGCGGCAACGACCGATTCAGGATCTGATTGACGCTCTGGCACAACTGGGAGTCGATGTTTCCTGTGAATCCGAGACGGGTTGTCCGCCGGTCCGGGTAAAAGCCCGAGGATTGTTGGGTGGAGAAACGGCGATTGCCGGTAATGTCTCCAGTCAGTATCTGAGTGCTCTGCTGATGGTGGCGCCAGCCGCACTGGGACCCACAACAATTACCATTCAGGGCGAGATGGTTTCAAGGCCCTACCTGGATATCACCCTCGGTGTCATGGCGCAATTCGGTGTGACCATCGATCGGGTGCAGAACGATGTCTGGAGAATCCTGCCGCAAACTTATCAGCGACCCGGCGCCTATGATATTGAGCCGGATGCTTCCGCTGCGAGCTACTTTTTTGCAGCAGCTGCGATCACAGGCGGTTCAGTCACCGTGGATGGACTCAACCAGGATGCCCTGCAGGGTGATATTAACTTCATCCGCGTTCTGGAAGACATGGGCTGTAACATCAAGCGGGACCGTAACAGCATTACGGTACACGGGAAACCTTTAAAGGGCATCGATGTTGATATGAATGAAATCAGCGATACCGCCCAGACGCTGGCAGCGGTAGCTCTGTTTGCTGAGGGACCAACGTGTATTCGCAACGTTGCTCATATCCGTCATAAGGAAACAGACCGTCTGTCTGCCATCGCGACCGAACTCAAACGCATGGGGATTCAAGTCGAAGAAACAGATGATTCCGTGACCATTCATCCCGGTGAGATTCAGCCGGCGGTGATTGAGACCTACGACGACCATCGGATGGCGATGAGCTTTGCCCTGGTAGGGTTGAAGGTGCCCGGTATTCAGATTGCAGATCCCGGCTGTACTGCGAAAACATATCCCCGGTTTTTTGACGACCTGGAACGGTTGTGTGGTCAGACGTCGTGA